AATGGAGAATTTTCTGATTGCGGCCCCGTCTTCCAAGCCAAAGAAGGCGGATGGATGGGATCCAAAGTCGGCTTGTTCAGTCAGCGGCCCATTAACAGCGACCTGAGTGGGTATGCGGACTTTGATTACTTCCAATTCAGCAAGTTGGCAGAAAATCGCGGTGGCTCTGAATGGGAATGTCTGGAAATTTCACCGAAAATAGACCGTCACTTAACCTGATGCCCCGTACCCCACCGCTCCCCCGTTGATCGTTACTACAGCAATACACTTAAGGGTAATTACATAATACGCCTCAACGGTCCCTTATGACGTGACGCTTAGGCATGCACTCCGTCGCATCCGTAGAGTCAAAACAGGCGAAAACAAAAGACCCTGCCTTTTTTCATGTCCTTTTTCCATTGCCATCGTTGTACCCACCATGCCACTATCACCCCCTGATTTGACCGGCTTGTCTGTCGGTGCCCCACACCTAGGGTGGTGTTCAGGGGATGAAAACATAGTAAATGCTGGGGATTGATCATCATGACGAACAACAATGAAGTGAACCATGCACTGCCCGTCGAAAACGAACTTACGGCGTCTTTAGAAAATACCGGCGTCGAATGGAGAAGTTGGCTCGTTTCGGCAGGGATCGCGGCCATCCTCGTGCTTGCGGTGATCCTCTATCGCTCCCACAATGCCAACAACGAAGAGAAGGCCTCCAGAATGCTCGGAGAGGCCCGCAACGCCCAGGCGCTCCAGTCTATCCTCTCCCAGTATCCAAGCACCTCCGCGGCCAAGCTGGCGCTGTTGCAGATGGCCAAGGCGCAGTATGATAATGGTGATTTTGTGGCCGCTCAAGCCAGCTATCAGGATTTCCTTGCGAAGAACCCGGCTCATCCCATGGCCGCCATGGCGGAACTGGGGAAAATTCACTGCACCGAAGGTCTGGGGAACACCGAAGTGGCGTTGACGGCGTTTGGTCAGTTTGCCGCCAAAAATCCCGGCCACTTCCTGGCGCCGGTGGCGATCTTCGGGAAGGCGCGCTGCCTGCAGGACTTGAAGCGTTATGCCGAAGCCCGCGCCACGTATGAGGATTTTATTGCCAATAATCCCAAGAGCCCCTGGCTCAGTGATGTGAATGAAGCGCTCAAGCAGCTTGATTCCGAAGCGCGCCAGCCGGGCGTGAAGCTGTAAGAAGAGCTGTGATGGAGGGTTTTGCTCCGTCAAAACCTCTTTATCGGCGCCGACGGAGCGGCGCCCTCCATTTTAAAGCACCGGTCAGATCTTCTTGTCGTCAGACTTCTTGCCGGGCTCTTCGCTCTCCGGCTTCGCGCCTTCTTCCCGGCCCTTCTTGAATTCCGAGAGGCTTTTGCCCAGTGACCGGGCCAGATCGGGCAATTTGCGTGCGCCGAATAAAACGATAATCACCAGGAGAATCACCAACAGTTCAGGCCAGCCTAAATTCCGCATAACGCCATCCTTTCGTAGTTCCTACCGGTCACGCGACATTGCGCGACGTGTTTCCCGATCCGCATCTTTTTTGCGCAGGGTATCCCGCTTATCGCCATCCTGCTTGCCCTTGCATAGGCCCAGTTCCACCTTGGCCCAGCGCTTGTTGAAGTACATCTTCAACGGGACCAGGGTATACCCGTCCCGGGCAATTTTGCTTTTCAGCTTGTCGATCTCTTTGCGGTTCAACAGGAGCGTGCGCGGGCGGGTCGGTTCATGGTTGAACTGATTCCCGCATTCATACGGGGCGATGTGCACGTCATTCAGCACGACCCGGCCGGAAGCCAGAATGGTCGCATAACCGCCGGTGAGGGTCACATTACCCGACCGGACGGATTTTACTTCGGTGCCCAGGAGTTCGATCCCCGCCTCAATGCGTTCGACCACGAAGTAGTCGTGAAACGCCTTGCGGTTGGTGGCGGTTTTATCCGCCTCTTTTTTATCCTTAGCGGCCGCCATGAAGCAGTTCCAGCTTAATGACTGGAAGCGGAGCCCGGCGAGGACGGATCAAAAAACCCGATCTCAGCGGTCAGTTTGCCCTCAATAATCTCGCGCAGGGCAATATCCACTTTCTCTTCATGCGGGGTCAACGGCTTGAGATAGGGCCGCATTCCGGCATTCAACTGACGCACGCGCCTTGAGATCATATTCACCAGCAAAGGCACCGACGTCATCTTCAACTTGGCTTGTTCAATAAGTTCTGCGTTCAAAATCCACCTCCATAAAAGAAAAAGTAAACGGGGCGCAGTGTATGCGCCCCGTTTACACAGGTCAACCGTTTTCTATAAACGGTTTATCGATACAGGCTTAGTACATCCCTCCGCCCATATCGCCCATTCCGCCACCGCCACCGCCGGGCATCGGCGCCGGCTTGTCGTTGCTCGGAATCTCGGTGATCATGCACTCGCTGGTCAAGAGCAGACCGGAGATGCTCGCCGCGTTCTGCAACGCCATGCGGGTCACCTTGGCCGGATCCAGAACGCCTTCCTTGATCAGGTCGGTATACTGGCGGGTGGCCACATTGTAGCCCATCGTGCCCTTGAGCTTCTTGACTTCCTGAACGATGACGGCTCCTTCGAGACCGGCATTGTCCACCAGCTGACGCAAAGGGGCTTCGAGACAGCGGCGGATGATGTCCACACCGATCTTCTCGTCACCTTCAGCGGTCATCTTGTCAAGCGCGGACAAGCAGCGCAGCAGAGCCACACCACCACCGGGGACCACGCCCTCTTCCACCGCCGCACGGGTCGCGTGCAGGGCGTCTTCGACGCGGGCCTTCTTCTCCTTCATCTCGGTCTCGGTCGCGGCGCCGACGTTGATGACGGCCACACCCCCGGCGAGCTTCGCCAGGCGTTCCTGCAGCTTCTCGCGGTCATAGTCCGAGGAGGTTTCCTCGATCTGACGCTTGATCTGCGCGACACGGCCCTGGATGGCGGCGGCTTTCCCGGCACCTTCCACGATCGTGGTGTTCTCTTTATCAACGGTCACGCGTTTCGCGCGGCCCAGGTCTTCAACCTTGACGCTCTCCAGCTTGATGCCGAGATCTTCCGTCAGGCACTTGCCACCGGTCAGGATGGCGATATCTTCCATCATGGCCTTGCGGCGGTCGCCAAAGCCGGGGGCCTTGACCCCACAGATCTGGAGCGTGCCACGCAGACGGTTCACCACCAGGGTCGCCAGGGCTTCGCCCTCGATGTCCTCGGCAATGATCAGCAACGGCTTGCCCAGCTTGGCCACACTCTGCAACAGGGGCAGCATGTCCTGCAGGTTCGAGATCTTCTTCTCGTAGATCAGGATGTAAGGATCATCCAGGATGGCTTCCATGGCTTCCATGTTGGTGGCGAAGTACGGGGAAATGTATCCCTTGTCGAACTGCATGCCCTCGACCACATCCAACGTCGTCTCGATGGCCTTGGCCTCTTCGACGGTGATGGTGCCATCCTTGCCGACCTTGTCCATGGCTTCCGCAATGATCTCGCCGATGGCGACTTCGCCGTTGGCGGAAATCGTCGCGACCTGGGCGATCTCAACGTGTTCCTTGACCTTCTTGGCCTGCTTCGCAATGGCTTCCACCACCACGGCCACGGCCAGGTCGATCCCGCGCTTCAAGCTCATCGGATTGGCACCGGCGGTGACATTCTTCAGGCCTTCGCGATAGATATTTTCGGCGAGCAAGGTCGCGGTCGTCGTCCCATCACCGGCGGTATCGCTGGTTTTGCTGGCGACTTCACGGACCATCTGGGCGCCCATGTTTTCAAAGGGGTCGGGAAGTTCAATTTCCTTCGCCACCGTCACGCCGTCCTTGGTGATGGTCGGTGAACCGAACTTCTTGTCCAGAATCACATTACGACCGCACGGGCCAAGGGTTACCTTGACGGCACGGCTCAATTTTTCCACACCACGAAGCATCGCCTGGCGCGCTTCGCTGTCATACTTGAGTTGTTTGCCTTTATCAGCCATTGTTCGTTTCCTTCTTTTATTATTACTTCAGACTATTCCGAAAAATTACTCGACGATGCCGAGGATATCCTCTTCGCGCATGATCTGGTATTCCTTGTCGTTGATCTTGACTTCCGTGCCGCCGTACTTGGGCATCAACACGGTATCGCCCACCTTGACGGTGAACGGGATCAACTTACCATCTTCATCGCGCTTGCCGGTCCCGATGGCAATCACGGTTCCTTCGGTCGGCTTTTCTTTAGCGCTGTCGGGAATGATAATCCCGCCCTTTTTGACTTCCAATTCCTTCTTGGGCTCAACCAGAACCCGGTCACCTAACGGCTTAATCTTCATCTCTTTGGTTCTCCTTTTCTTGTTTCTGCTATTTCGCGGCAGCGATCCGCTCGCCCCGCGGAAAATCCTTATTTCTTCTTATTCTCATCCACCATCTCGAAATCAGCATCAATCACGTCATCCTTGCCGCCCTTGGCCTTGGCGCCTTCCTCCGCGCCCGGCTGCCCGGCGCCCTCTGCCCCGCCACCAGGATGCTGGGTCTTGGCCTGGGCATACATCTCCGCGGTAAACGCCTGCATCACCGTATTGACGCCTTCAATGGCCGCCTTGATGGCGTCATTGTCCGTCCCCTTGAGCGCCTCTTTCAGCTTCTCCAGTTCGGCTTCCACGGGCTTTTTCTTGTCGTCCGTCATCTTGGCGCCCTGATCCTTGATCAACTTCTCGGTCTGGTAGACCAGATTGTCACCCATGTTGCGGGTCTCGGCGGTCTCACGGTTCTTCTTGTCCTCGTCCGCGTGCTCTTCGGCATCCTTGACCATGTTCTTGATCTCGGCATCAGTCAATCCGCTGGAGGCCGTAATGGTGATCTTCTGCTCGCGGCCGGTACCCAGATCCTTGGCCGACACATGCAGAATCCCGTTCGCATCCACGTCAAAGGTCACCTCGACCTGCGGCACTCCGCGCGCGGCGGGAGGGATCCCATCCAGATGGAACCGGCCGATGGTCTTGTTCTGGTCCGCCATCTTCCGCTCGCCCTGCAGGACGTGGATTTCCACCGACGGCTGATTATCCGAGGCCGTGCTGAAAATTTCCGTCTTCTTCGTGGGAACGGTCGTATTGCGTTCGATCAAGGCGGTGAAGACCCGGCCCAGGGTTTCAATTCCCAGGGACAGCGGCGTCACATCGAGCAACAGGACATCCTTGACTTCGCCCTTGAGGATACCGCCCTGGATCGAGGCGCCCACGGCCACCACTTCATCGGGATTTACCCCCTTGTGCGGTTCCTTGTCGAAGAGTTTTTTGGCCATCTCCTGAACCTTGGGCATACGGGTCATACCGCCCACCAGCACCACTTCGTCC
This bacterium DNA region includes the following protein-coding sequences:
- the tatA gene encoding twin-arginine translocase TatA/TatE family subunit, which produces MRNLGWPELLVILLVIIVLFGARKLPDLARSLGKSLSEFKKGREEGAKPESEEPGKKSDDKKI
- a CDS encoding DNA-directed RNA polymerase subunit omega, producing the protein MNAELIEQAKLKMTSVPLLVNMISRRVRQLNAGMRPYLKPLTPHEEKVDIALREIIEGKLTAEIGFFDPSSPGSASSH
- a CDS encoding tetratricopeptide repeat protein, with product MTNNNEVNHALPVENELTASLENTGVEWRSWLVSAGIAAILVLAVILYRSHNANNEEKASRMLGEARNAQALQSILSQYPSTSAAKLALLQMAKAQYDNGDFVAAQASYQDFLAKNPAHPMAAMAELGKIHCTEGLGNTEVALTAFGQFAAKNPGHFLAPVAIFGKARCLQDLKRYAEARATYEDFIANNPKSPWLSDVNEALKQLDSEARQPGVKL
- the groL gene encoding chaperonin GroEL (60 kDa chaperone family; promotes refolding of misfolded polypeptides especially under stressful conditions; forms two stacked rings of heptamers to form a barrel-shaped 14mer; ends can be capped by GroES; misfolded proteins enter the barrel where they are refolded when GroES binds), whose translation is MADKGKQLKYDSEARQAMLRGVEKLSRAVKVTLGPCGRNVILDKKFGSPTITKDGVTVAKEIELPDPFENMGAQMVREVASKTSDTAGDGTTTATLLAENIYREGLKNVTAGANPMSLKRGIDLAVAVVVEAIAKQAKKVKEHVEIAQVATISANGEVAIGEIIAEAMDKVGKDGTITVEEAKAIETTLDVVEGMQFDKGYISPYFATNMEAMEAILDDPYILIYEKKISNLQDMLPLLQSVAKLGKPLLIIAEDIEGEALATLVVNRLRGTLQICGVKAPGFGDRRKAMMEDIAILTGGKCLTEDLGIKLESVKVEDLGRAKRVTVDKENTTIVEGAGKAAAIQGRVAQIKRQIEETSSDYDREKLQERLAKLAGGVAVINVGAATETEMKEKKARVEDALHATRAAVEEGVVPGGGVALLRCLSALDKMTAEGDEKIGVDIIRRCLEAPLRQLVDNAGLEGAVIVQEVKKLKGTMGYNVATRQYTDLIKEGVLDPAKVTRMALQNAASISGLLLTSECMITEIPSNDKPAPMPGGGGGGMGDMGGGMY
- the smpB gene encoding SsrA-binding protein SmpB, which translates into the protein MAAAKDKKEADKTATNRKAFHDYFVVERIEAGIELLGTEVKSVRSGNVTLTGGYATILASGRVVLNDVHIAPYECGNQFNHEPTRPRTLLLNRKEIDKLKSKIARDGYTLVPLKMYFNKRWAKVELGLCKGKQDGDKRDTLRKKDADRETRRAMSRDR
- a CDS encoding co-chaperone GroES; this encodes MKIKPLGDRVLVEPKKELEVKKGGIIIPDSAKEKPTEGTVIAIGTGKRDEDGKLIPFTVKVGDTVLMPKYGGTEVKINDKEYQIMREEDILGIVE